In Rhodamnia argentea isolate NSW1041297 chromosome 4, ASM2092103v1, whole genome shotgun sequence, the following proteins share a genomic window:
- the LOC115744471 gene encoding ribulose bisphosphate carboxylase small subunit, chloroplastic 3-like, with the protein MSASTFTAPVIGSGYVGLQLQQIKLFPVKDSAGWRQRTVSNGSKTCCMKTWNPINNKKFETLSYLPPLSDDSVAKEIDYMLKKGWIPCLEFDEVGYVYRENSRMPGYYDGRYWTLWKLPMFGCNDSSQVLHEISECKKAYPNAYIRCLAFDNKHQVQCMAFVIQRPAST; encoded by the exons ATGTCTGCATCGACTTTTACCGCTCCGGTCATCGGATCAGGCTATGTTGGCTTGCAACTGCAGCAAATTAAGCTGTTCCCGGTAAAAGATTCTGCAGGATGGCGCCAGAGAACTGTCTCCAATGGTTCTAAGACTTGCTGCATGAAG ACATGGAATCCAATCAACAACAAGAAGTTTGAGACCCTTTCCTACCTCCCCCCTCTATCGGACGATTCAGTTGCCAAGGAGATCGACTACATGCTCAAGAAAGGATGGATCCCATGCCTCGAATTCGATGAG GTGGGGTACGTGTATAGAGAAAATAGCAGGATGCCAGGGTACTACGACGGGCGGTACTGGACGCTCTGGAAGCTGCCGATGTTCGGGTGCAACGACTCCTCCCAAGTCCTTCACGAGATCAGCGAGTGCAAGAAGGCGTACCCCAATGCCTACATCCGCTGCCTGGCATTCGACAACAAGCATCAAGTTCAGTGCATGGCCTTTGTCATTCAGAGACCCGCCTCAACTTGA
- the LOC115744468 gene encoding VIN3-like protein 2 isoform X2, which translates to MSTDTSFEGDLLDPSKCSKLSVEQKRELVHQVSKWPNGAAEALQAWSRQDILQVLCAEMGKERKYTGLTKLKIIEQLLKIISEKKSVAAEVSAEQEQQSSPSPRSLKRQRKAENPSRLPVTSSNVPINTAGGDTGTIVYCKNSACKATLSREDRFCKRCSCCICFRYDDNKDPSLWLICSSEPPSHGDSCGMSCHLECALKHEQSGIAIDGRHRGVDGCFSCVSCGKVNDLLGCWRKQLVTARDTRRVDILCYRVALSKKLLKGTEKYRKCYEIVDEAVKKLEADVGPLTGLPAKIGRGIVNRLSTGPEVQKLCAYAVEALDSMLSLTDSHSSPIPARQGSTFIVPDMVRFENISTTSLKIAAFNGTSQCGTCEVRALTSVAADEASDHSVAERSQSPATNCSSLSNPSSVEDESNNISTCDTKMDSQSMKHLSYGKDSEKLVPDSAVDGTGLRQEVGLNEVPLLEENRDIRITGSLPHILNEENKHTQEDRMVEAMNIDNGSNIHARADMECVPFGGSLESALPITPCKLETSRDGPGRIGRLKPSNRDLEIGNGKGDGPQDGSTSKKRSSESRDEECEANAHSDRDFEYCVKKIRWLECEGHIEKNFRQKFLTWYSLRATPQEVRVVKVFIDTLIGDPKSLAEQLIDAFSDCISSKSSSVVPSGFCMKLWH; encoded by the exons ATGTCTACGGATACTTCCTTTGAAG GAGATCTTCTCGACCCGTCTAAATGCAGCAAGTTGAGTGTGGAACAGAAGAGAGAGCTTGTTCACCAAGTGTCAAAATGGCCCAATGGTGCTGCTGAAGCACTTCAAGCATGGAGCCGGCAGGACATTCTCCAGGTCCTCTGTGCGGAgatgggaaaagaaaggaaatatacGGGTCTGACAAAGCTGAAAATCATAGAGCAACTGTTGAAAATCATATCTGAAAAGAAATCAGTCGCAGCCGAGGTCTCAGCGGAGCAAGAACAACAATCTTCACCTAGCCCGAGATCTTTGAAGAGGCAGAGAAAAGCTGAAAATCCATCTCGACTTCCAGTTACATCAAGCAATGTTCCAATCAACACTGCTGGCGGTGACACTGGCACTATTGTATATTGCAAGAACTCAGCCTGCAAAGCTACCTTAAGCAGAGAGGACCGATTCTGTAAGAGGTGTTCATGCTGCATATGTTTTCGTTATGATGACAACAAGGATCCTAGCCTTTGGCTGATTTGCAGTTCAGAGCCTCCATCTCATGGTGATTCATGTGGCATGTCATGCCACCTGGAATGTGCTTTGAAACATGAACAATCTGGCATTGCAATAGATGGGCGGCATAGAGGAGTTGATGGGTGCTTTTCTTGTGTATCTTGTGGGAAAGTAAATGATCTGCTCGG ATGTTGGAGAAAGCAATTGGTTACTGCGAGAGATACCAGACGGGTGGATATACTATGCTACCGTGTAGCTTTAAGCAAGAAGCTTCTTAAGGGAACAGAGAAGTATCGGAAGTGTTACGAAATTGTCGATGAGGCTGTAAAGAAGCTTGAGGCTGACGTAGGTCCTCTGACTGGTTTACCTGCAAAAATCGGTAGGGGAATTGTTAACAGGCTTTCGACAGGACCGGAGGTTCAGAAGTTATGCGCTTACGCCGTGGAAGCGCTGGACTCCATGCTTTCTCTCACCGACTCGCATTCATCTCCAATTCCTGCGAGACAAG GCTCGACTTTTATAGTCCCAGACATGGTCAGATTTGAAAATATTAGCACTACATCTC TCAAAATTGCAGCATTTAATGGTACAAGCCAATGTGGCACATGTGAAGTTAGGGCTTTAACAAGCGTTGCAGCTGATGAAGCCTCAGACCATTCAGTAGCTGAAAGAAGCCAAAGCCCGGCTACAAATTGTAGTAGCCTTTCCAATCCTTCGTCGGTGGAAGATGAAAGTAATAACATCAGTACGTGTGACACCAAAATGGATAGTCAATCAATGAAGCATCTATCTTATGGCAAGGATTCTGAGAAATTAGTTCCTGATTCTGCTGTCGATGGTACTGGATTACGTCAGGAAGTTGGTCTTAATGAAGTACCCTTGTTGGAGGAGAACCGTGATATCCGGATCACCGGATCGCTGCCCCATATCCTGAACGAAGAAAATAAGCATACACAAGAGGACAGAATGGTGGAGGCTATGAACATTGATAATGGGTCGAACATTCATGCTAGGGCTGACATGGAATGTGTCCCTTTTGGTGGCAGCTTAGAATCTGCACTACCCATTACTCCTTGTAAGCTGGAGACTTCTAGGGACGGACCTGGAAGGATTGGGAGACTGAAACCGAGCAACAGAGATTTGGAAATTGGGAATGGAAAGGGAGATGGTCCGCAAGATGGAAGTACATCGAAAAAGCGAAGCAGTGAAAGTCGGGATGAGGAGTGTGAAGCAAATGCTCATTCTGATAGGGATTTTGAGTATTGTGTGAAAAAGATTAGATGGCTAGAGTGCGAGGGACATATTGAGAAGAACTTCAGGCAGAAATTTCTTACTTGGTATAGCTTGAGAGCAACGCCACAGGAGGTAAGGGTTGTGAAGGTGTTTATAGATACCTTGATAGGAGATCCCAAGTCTCTTGCGGAGCAGCTCATAGACGCATTTTCAGACTGCATATCAAGCAAATCATCCTCCGTTGTGCCATCTGGATTTTGCATGAAACTCTGGCATTGA
- the LOC115744468 gene encoding VIN3-like protein 2 isoform X1 yields MSTDTSFEGDLLDPSKCSKLSVEQKRELVHQVSKWPNGAAEALQAWSRQDILQVLCAEMGKERKYTGLTKLKIIEQLLKIISEKKSVAAEVSAEQEQQSSPSPRSLKRQRKAENPSRLPVTSSNVPINTAGGDTGTIVYCKNSACKATLSREDRFCKRCSCCICFRYDDNKDPSLWLICSSEPPSHGDSCGMSCHLECALKHEQSGIAIDGRHRGVDGCFSCVSCGKVNDLLGCWRKQLVTARDTRRVDILCYRVALSKKLLKGTEKYRKCYEIVDEAVKKLEADVGPLTGLPAKIGRGIVNRLSTGPEVQKLCAYAVEALDSMLSLTDSHSSPIPARQGSTFIVPDMVRFENISTTSLTVMLCCEDHSPVDSLHYTLWHRKSYDGQYPEEATCILAPNMRFIVSGLNPDTEYSFKIAAFNGTSQCGTCEVRALTSVAADEASDHSVAERSQSPATNCSSLSNPSSVEDESNNISTCDTKMDSQSMKHLSYGKDSEKLVPDSAVDGTGLRQEVGLNEVPLLEENRDIRITGSLPHILNEENKHTQEDRMVEAMNIDNGSNIHARADMECVPFGGSLESALPITPCKLETSRDGPGRIGRLKPSNRDLEIGNGKGDGPQDGSTSKKRSSESRDEECEANAHSDRDFEYCVKKIRWLECEGHIEKNFRQKFLTWYSLRATPQEVRVVKVFIDTLIGDPKSLAEQLIDAFSDCISSKSSSVVPSGFCMKLWH; encoded by the exons ATGTCTACGGATACTTCCTTTGAAG GAGATCTTCTCGACCCGTCTAAATGCAGCAAGTTGAGTGTGGAACAGAAGAGAGAGCTTGTTCACCAAGTGTCAAAATGGCCCAATGGTGCTGCTGAAGCACTTCAAGCATGGAGCCGGCAGGACATTCTCCAGGTCCTCTGTGCGGAgatgggaaaagaaaggaaatatacGGGTCTGACAAAGCTGAAAATCATAGAGCAACTGTTGAAAATCATATCTGAAAAGAAATCAGTCGCAGCCGAGGTCTCAGCGGAGCAAGAACAACAATCTTCACCTAGCCCGAGATCTTTGAAGAGGCAGAGAAAAGCTGAAAATCCATCTCGACTTCCAGTTACATCAAGCAATGTTCCAATCAACACTGCTGGCGGTGACACTGGCACTATTGTATATTGCAAGAACTCAGCCTGCAAAGCTACCTTAAGCAGAGAGGACCGATTCTGTAAGAGGTGTTCATGCTGCATATGTTTTCGTTATGATGACAACAAGGATCCTAGCCTTTGGCTGATTTGCAGTTCAGAGCCTCCATCTCATGGTGATTCATGTGGCATGTCATGCCACCTGGAATGTGCTTTGAAACATGAACAATCTGGCATTGCAATAGATGGGCGGCATAGAGGAGTTGATGGGTGCTTTTCTTGTGTATCTTGTGGGAAAGTAAATGATCTGCTCGG ATGTTGGAGAAAGCAATTGGTTACTGCGAGAGATACCAGACGGGTGGATATACTATGCTACCGTGTAGCTTTAAGCAAGAAGCTTCTTAAGGGAACAGAGAAGTATCGGAAGTGTTACGAAATTGTCGATGAGGCTGTAAAGAAGCTTGAGGCTGACGTAGGTCCTCTGACTGGTTTACCTGCAAAAATCGGTAGGGGAATTGTTAACAGGCTTTCGACAGGACCGGAGGTTCAGAAGTTATGCGCTTACGCCGTGGAAGCGCTGGACTCCATGCTTTCTCTCACCGACTCGCATTCATCTCCAATTCCTGCGAGACAAG GCTCGACTTTTATAGTCCCAGACATGGTCAGATTTGAAAATATTAGCACTACATCTCTCACTGTGATGTTGTGTTGTGAAGATCATTCACCTGTTGATTCTCTTCATTACACCTTGTGGCATCGGAAGTCATACGATGGACAATACCCAGAAGAAGCCACATGCATCCTGGCCCCAAATATGAGGTTTATTGTCTCGGGACTAAATCCAGACACTGAGTATTCTTTCAAAATTGCAGCATTTAATGGTACAAGCCAATGTGGCACATGTGAAGTTAGGGCTTTAACAAGCGTTGCAGCTGATGAAGCCTCAGACCATTCAGTAGCTGAAAGAAGCCAAAGCCCGGCTACAAATTGTAGTAGCCTTTCCAATCCTTCGTCGGTGGAAGATGAAAGTAATAACATCAGTACGTGTGACACCAAAATGGATAGTCAATCAATGAAGCATCTATCTTATGGCAAGGATTCTGAGAAATTAGTTCCTGATTCTGCTGTCGATGGTACTGGATTACGTCAGGAAGTTGGTCTTAATGAAGTACCCTTGTTGGAGGAGAACCGTGATATCCGGATCACCGGATCGCTGCCCCATATCCTGAACGAAGAAAATAAGCATACACAAGAGGACAGAATGGTGGAGGCTATGAACATTGATAATGGGTCGAACATTCATGCTAGGGCTGACATGGAATGTGTCCCTTTTGGTGGCAGCTTAGAATCTGCACTACCCATTACTCCTTGTAAGCTGGAGACTTCTAGGGACGGACCTGGAAGGATTGGGAGACTGAAACCGAGCAACAGAGATTTGGAAATTGGGAATGGAAAGGGAGATGGTCCGCAAGATGGAAGTACATCGAAAAAGCGAAGCAGTGAAAGTCGGGATGAGGAGTGTGAAGCAAATGCTCATTCTGATAGGGATTTTGAGTATTGTGTGAAAAAGATTAGATGGCTAGAGTGCGAGGGACATATTGAGAAGAACTTCAGGCAGAAATTTCTTACTTGGTATAGCTTGAGAGCAACGCCACAGGAGGTAAGGGTTGTGAAGGTGTTTATAGATACCTTGATAGGAGATCCCAAGTCTCTTGCGGAGCAGCTCATAGACGCATTTTCAGACTGCATATCAAGCAAATCATCCTCCGTTGTGCCATCTGGATTTTGCATGAAACTCTGGCATTGA
- the LOC115744519 gene encoding uncharacterized protein LOC115744519 — MDFHRSKPQGQRPPFSVLEGEGSFFRKILSREPSIGNSNGYYLYRSPGQIPFQWERQPGKCKFDPPKEVPVDIPRINPPPISASRSMELPSRLNHGCAGPKGSSPSWLKMRFWRKIKNKKPQLTMPPRSKNQARGSDAMSECGLSGLSCASSDDNFMSSSSNSSSSSSASSSSASSLSLAIIKLGKRT; from the coding sequence atggattttcACAGATCAAAACCTCAAGGTCAGAGACCACCATTCTCTGTGCTAGAAGGTGAAGGCTCCTTCTTCCGCAAGATCCTGTCAAGAGAGCCATCCATTGGCAACTCCAATGGCTACTACCTGTATCGCAGCCCCGGCCAGATCCCATTCCAATGGGAAAGGCAGCCTGGAAAATGCAAATTCGACCCGCCGAAGGAGGTCCCCGTCGACATCCCGAGGATCAATCCCCCTCCGATCTCGGCCTCCAGGAGCATGGAACTGCCGTCCAGGCTGAACCACGGATGCGCCGGCCCCAAAGGGTCATCTCCGAGCTGGTTAAAGATGAGATTTTGGAGGAAGATCAAGAACAAGAAGCCCCAGTTGACGATGCCCCCCAGATCCAAGAACCAAGCGAGGGGCTCCGATGCTATGAGTGAATGCGGTTTAAGCGGGTTGTCTTGCGCTTCTAGCGACGATAACTTCATGTCATCTTCTAGCAACTCGAGTTCTTCGTCGTCAGCGTCGTCCTCGTCGGCCTCGTCCCTGTCCTTGGCGATCATCAAACTTGGCAAAAGGACATAA